A window of Thermoleophilia bacterium contains these coding sequences:
- a CDS encoding methylenetetrahydrofolate reductase translates to MKIAELFESKMSFSFEVFPPKTDAGMDKLRDALTHYYRFKPDFISCTYGAGGTNAGRNVEVCQTIKKDGITEVLTHFTCIGLSKDSIDAQLANYLSFGVENILAMRGDFPPGWEGTGGDFNHADALVRHIKTSFPQFCIAAACYPEKHILAPTFEADIAHLRSKQDNGADFLITQLCHDVSAFEQFLYRIREAGVTVPVVVGIMPVLEKEPLIRMTLSNGCSIPAELATLIGKYGEKPEEFKKAGIEYTITQIHRYMAAGVNGIHLYTLNKWEEVEAVVLGSGIREAYLLTDKTSA, encoded by the coding sequence ATGAAGATCGCCGAGTTATTTGAGTCAAAAATGAGCTTCTCGTTTGAGGTCTTTCCACCGAAGACAGACGCAGGCATGGATAAGCTAAGGGATGCCCTCACGCACTACTACAGGTTCAAGCCGGATTTCATCAGTTGCACTTACGGAGCAGGAGGCACTAACGCCGGCCGCAATGTGGAGGTCTGCCAGACTATCAAGAAGGATGGCATCACCGAGGTCCTCACGCATTTCACCTGCATAGGTCTCTCCAAGGACTCGATAGACGCCCAACTTGCCAATTATTTAAGCTTCGGTGTGGAAAATATCTTGGCCATGCGGGGAGATTTTCCGCCTGGCTGGGAGGGCACCGGCGGCGATTTTAATCATGCTGACGCCCTGGTCAGACACATCAAGACCAGCTTCCCTCAGTTCTGCATCGCGGCGGCTTGCTATCCCGAAAAGCATATTCTGGCCCCCACATTTGAGGCCGATATCGCCCATTTACGTAGCAAGCAGGACAACGGAGCTGATTTCCTTATTACTCAACTCTGCCACGACGTGAGCGCCTTCGAGCAGTTCCTCTACCGGATTAGGGAGGCAGGCGTTACGGTGCCGGTAGTGGTGGGTATCATGCCTGTGCTCGAGAAAGAACCCCTCATCCGCATGACCCTAAGCAACGGCTGCTCGATCCCCGCGGAACTGGCTACGCTCATCGGCAAGTACGGAGAAAAGCCGGAAGAGTTCAAGAAGGCTGGGATTGAGTACACCATCACCCAGATCCACAGGTACATGGCGGCAGGAGTAAACGGCATCCACCTTTACACGCTAAACAAATGGGAAGAGGTGGAAGCTGTTGTGCTTGGCTCTGGCATCCGCGAGGCTTATCTCCTCACAGACAAGACGTCTGCCTAA
- a CDS encoding desulfoferrodoxin: MTNRLEIYKCQVCGNMVEVVHAGKGELVCCGQPMTLLIENTVDAAKEKHVPVIEEIEGGYRVKVGSVPHPMEETHYIEWIELIADGKAYRQFLEPGQAPEAIFYVQGTTVTAREYCNLHGLWKA, from the coding sequence ATGACAAATCGGCTTGAGATCTACAAGTGCCAGGTGTGCGGAAACATGGTGGAAGTCGTCCACGCGGGTAAAGGCGAGCTCGTCTGTTGTGGACAGCCTATGACTCTGCTGATCGAGAATACAGTTGACGCAGCCAAAGAGAAGCACGTCCCGGTGATTGAGGAAATAGAGGGGGGCTACCGGGTTAAGGTCGGAAGCGTCCCTCACCCCATGGAAGAGACCCACTACATCGAGTGGATTGAACTCATTGCCGACGGGAAAGCTTACCGGCAGTTCCTTGAGCCCGGGCAAGCACCAGAAGCCATCTTCTACGTGCAAGGCACGACCGTGACCGCGCGCGAGTATTGCAACCTGCATGGGCTGTGGAAAGCGTAG
- a CDS encoding EVE domain-containing protein has product MARRYWIVLFTGKTWDEFKGAGGRTAGFRASRANAVKKLKPGDWLLCYVTGVSRFIAALEVEG; this is encoded by the coding sequence ATGGCTCGTCGCTACTGGATCGTCCTTTTCACCGGCAAGACCTGGGACGAGTTCAAGGGTGCCGGCGGGCGCACTGCTGGGTTCCGTGCTTCGCGGGCGAACGCGGTCAAGAAGCTAAAGCCGGGAGATTGGTTACTCTGCTATGTGACTGGGGTTTCGCGGTTTATTGCCGCGCTTGAAGTTGAAGGTTAA
- a CDS encoding sulfite exporter TauE/SafE family protein yields MHFDIGDVTGYQWVLAVISGMVIGMSKAGLNGLTLMFIPLMALAFGSKASTGILLPMLCVGDIFAVAWYRRHAEWRYLLKLLPSAVVGIGVGATVGVGLSDDSFRFLLGAIIMALLALTVWLDIRKKENAYPKSWWFGVGAGLAAGFTTMVGNAAGAITNIYLLSMRLPKNAFIGTAAWFFFIVNLVKVPLQAFVWKNMSGMSLVFDAIMIPAIAVGAAIGIVAAGKIPERAYRIFVMVMTGVAGVLLFFV; encoded by the coding sequence ATGCACTTTGATATAGGTGACGTCACTGGCTATCAATGGGTTCTCGCCGTCATTAGCGGCATGGTTATTGGAATGTCCAAGGCCGGGCTTAACGGTCTTACCCTGATGTTCATCCCTCTAATGGCGCTTGCCTTTGGCAGCAAAGCCTCCACCGGGATCCTTCTCCCCATGCTGTGTGTGGGCGACATTTTCGCCGTAGCCTGGTACCGCCGGCATGCCGAATGGCGGTATCTGCTTAAGCTGTTGCCAAGTGCGGTTGTCGGCATCGGGGTGGGCGCTACTGTTGGGGTAGGCCTTTCGGACGATTCATTTCGGTTTTTGCTGGGCGCAATCATCATGGCTCTGCTCGCACTGACAGTCTGGCTGGATATCCGGAAAAAGGAAAATGCCTATCCCAAGTCCTGGTGGTTTGGAGTAGGAGCAGGCTTGGCGGCGGGTTTCACTACCATGGTGGGCAATGCAGCGGGCGCGATAACAAACATCTACCTATTGTCCATGCGTTTACCCAAGAATGCCTTCATCGGGACAGCAGCCTGGTTCTTCTTCATCGTTAACTTGGTGAAGGTACCTCTGCAGGCCTTTGTCTGGAAAAACATGAGCGGAATGTCGCTTGTCTTCGACGCCATAATGATTCCTGCTATCGCGGTCGGAGCTGCCATCGGTATCGTGGCAGCGGGAAAAATTCCCGAAAGAGCATACCGGATCTTTGTGATGGTAATGACCGGGGTCGCGGGCGTACTTTTGTTTTTCGTCTGA
- a CDS encoding type I restriction-modification system subunit M N-terminal domain-containing protein, with the protein MAKVRNATQAVETGAVCAGASGCGAEVRRVTDALRGSMDAAEYKHVVLSLIVIKCVLRHIRTTGTTD; encoded by the coding sequence ATGGCAAAAGTTAGGAACGCCACACAAGCGGTCGAGACCGGCGCTGTTTGTGCTGGCGCCTCTGGTTGTGGGGCCGAGGTGCGGCGCGTGACTGATGCGCTACGCGGCAGCATGGACGCCGCCGAGTACAAGCATGTCGTGCTCAGTCTCATCGTGATTAAATGTGTTCTTCGTCATATAAGGACAACCGGGACAACAGATTAG
- a CDS encoding mandelate racemase/muconate lactonizing enzyme family protein translates to MKITKVECIPVSIPFTKPIIMSGGAVTRADSVVVKIHTDEGIVGVGETGDTSLWYMGESQDSILHNVSRVFAPHILLGEDPFNIETIVAKMDKATRANNHSKAVVDYALHDLVGKALGVPVYKLLGGLANPQIPLAFVMSSGTAEEVGAEGRALVEAGFRALKLKVGHNPPPEDVEMVAALREAVGSQIKIMIDANGGWRYDEALYVLQRVAKYDIVCAEQPVPWWDFDGLARLRRKVEVPIFPDESAAELGHVLQLIEKEAADGFFLKVPKAGGILKARRWVTVAQAANLPVMCGCMVNSGLGSAAEAAFLAANAWLGRIEQEAIGPLNLYNIYDTVSGPIENDLAKKPPRYERGYLYPPDGPGLGVELDEEALTKLATPGKSPVVVSSE, encoded by the coding sequence ATGAAGATTACTAAGGTGGAATGTATCCCGGTCTCGATCCCTTTTACCAAGCCCATAATCATGTCAGGCGGGGCGGTGACCCGGGCAGACTCTGTAGTGGTGAAGATTCATACCGATGAAGGTATTGTGGGCGTCGGGGAAACCGGCGATACGTCCTTGTGGTACATGGGAGAAAGCCAGGATTCTATTCTGCACAACGTAAGCAGAGTCTTTGCCCCGCACATACTTTTAGGGGAGGATCCTTTCAACATTGAGACCATCGTGGCCAAGATGGACAAAGCCACTCGGGCTAACAACCATTCGAAGGCTGTGGTCGACTACGCTCTTCACGATCTTGTGGGGAAGGCCTTGGGAGTGCCAGTGTATAAGCTTCTGGGCGGTTTGGCCAATCCCCAAATTCCTCTGGCTTTTGTGATGTCTTCTGGCACAGCCGAGGAGGTGGGAGCAGAAGGCAGGGCCTTGGTGGAAGCAGGCTTTAGGGCGCTTAAGCTCAAGGTGGGGCACAACCCGCCCCCAGAGGATGTGGAGATGGTGGCTGCGCTCCGGGAGGCGGTGGGTAGCCAGATCAAGATCATGATCGACGCCAACGGCGGCTGGCGTTACGACGAGGCTCTTTATGTTCTGCAAAGAGTAGCCAAGTATGACATTGTCTGCGCGGAACAGCCGGTGCCCTGGTGGGATTTTGACGGTCTTGCCCGACTGAGGCGCAAAGTGGAGGTGCCCATTTTTCCCGATGAGTCTGCTGCTGAGCTGGGCCATGTGCTTCAGCTAATAGAGAAGGAGGCTGCGGATGGCTTTTTCCTTAAGGTGCCTAAAGCGGGTGGGATTCTTAAGGCACGGCGCTGGGTGACAGTGGCCCAGGCTGCCAACCTGCCAGTTATGTGCGGATGCATGGTGAACTCAGGCTTAGGCAGCGCTGCGGAAGCTGCGTTTCTGGCTGCCAATGCTTGGCTTGGCCGCATTGAGCAGGAGGCGATTGGCCCACTTAACCTTTACAACATCTATGACACGGTAAGCGGCCCTATAGAAAACGATCTCGCCAAGAAACCGCCTCGCTACGAGCGCGGTTATCTCTACCCGCCGGACGGTCCTGGTCTGGGAGTGGAACTAGACGAAGAAGCTTTGACAAAGCTTGCCACTCCGGGAAAGTCGCCGGTGGTAGTGTCCTCTGAGTAG
- a CDS encoding alpha/beta hydrolase, which produces MRRIFGHCGCLDHQCCSGGWHGYVGYHLYHYVTDDSEHNPGSGDRSSSVPSGQVHRVTKSLRTAVGEVEVTFKLYSDITYVTRPVDPAYQCLHVCVPLKIGGVEVDASNAPIFLAIEVAGYWASKMGGAGGVLGPNASLALASGFVVVCPGCRGSDNVASDGTYYGKAPAAIVDLKSAVRYLHHNDAVMPGDAKKIVSAGGSAGGALSALLGSSGDSELYKPCLDELGAADASDAIFASGCFCPVVDLENADGAYEWMFGTMPLKTGLVDQKLSAELKQAFAEYQLSLGLQGKNGFGTVTAENYDDYLLQTYLVPAATRYLTDLSEEKRAQYLAENPWISWVDGKTSFSWNDYLKHFEKVVGRKYDLPAFDSFSRDSYANLLFGDSKTNGRHFTDFSLRHTTGNPNAAIDDELKKIVKLMNPMYFLSDERAGCAEHWWIRHGTLDPYTSLTVIANLVLALENLGKDVNALMYWDARHGANLDPTAFMQWISDITGYRIAR; this is translated from the coding sequence ATGCGGAGAATCTTCGGACACTGTGGGTGCCTCGACCACCAGTGTTGCTCCGGGGGGTGGCACGGCTACGTCGGATACCACCTCTACCACTACGTCACCGACGACTCCGAGCACAACCCAGGAAGCGGTGACCGATCCTCTAGCGTTCCCAGTGGACAAGTACACCGTGTAACAAAAAGCCTGCGCACGGCGGTTGGCGAAGTTGAAGTCACATTCAAGCTGTACAGCGATATAACCTACGTAACTCGTCCGGTAGATCCCGCATACCAGTGTCTCCACGTGTGTGTTCCGCTTAAGATTGGCGGGGTCGAGGTAGATGCGAGCAACGCTCCCATATTTCTCGCAATCGAGGTAGCGGGCTACTGGGCCTCGAAGATGGGGGGTGCAGGGGGCGTCTTGGGACCGAACGCGAGTCTAGCTCTGGCCAGTGGTTTCGTGGTTGTCTGCCCAGGTTGCCGCGGCAGCGACAATGTAGCCTCTGACGGCACGTACTACGGCAAGGCTCCGGCAGCCATCGTAGACCTGAAATCGGCCGTGCGATATCTCCACCATAACGATGCAGTCATGCCCGGAGATGCCAAGAAGATTGTGTCGGCGGGGGGTAGTGCGGGCGGCGCTCTCTCCGCACTTCTGGGTTCGTCGGGCGACAGTGAGTTGTACAAGCCATGTCTCGACGAGCTCGGCGCAGCAGACGCGAGCGACGCTATCTTCGCGAGCGGGTGTTTCTGCCCTGTCGTAGATCTAGAAAACGCCGACGGCGCTTATGAGTGGATGTTCGGCACTATGCCTCTCAAGACTGGGCTTGTTGATCAGAAGCTCTCGGCAGAGCTCAAGCAAGCCTTTGCCGAATATCAGCTTTCTCTTGGTCTCCAGGGCAAGAATGGGTTTGGCACTGTCACTGCTGAAAACTACGACGATTATCTGTTGCAGACCTATCTTGTGCCAGCCGCGACGAGATACCTGACCGACCTATCTGAAGAAAAGCGTGCTCAGTACCTCGCCGAAAACCCGTGGATCAGTTGGGTTGATGGAAAGACTTCGTTTAGCTGGAATGATTACTTGAAGCACTTTGAGAAGGTGGTGGGAAGGAAATACGACCTTCCGGCCTTCGATAGCTTCTCTCGCGATAGCTACGCCAACCTGCTCTTTGGAGACTCAAAGACCAACGGAAGGCACTTTACCGACTTCAGTCTCCGACACACCACTGGCAATCCAAACGCTGCAATAGACGACGAGCTGAAAAAGATAGTAAAGCTCATGAACCCGATGTACTTCCTTAGCGACGAAAGGGCAGGATGTGCCGAGCACTGGTGGATCAGACATGGCACCCTAGACCCTTACACCTCGCTGACCGTCATTGCCAACTTGGTGCTGGCTCTTGAGAATCTGGGCAAGGACGTAAATGCTCTTATGTATTGGGATGCACGCCACGGGGCTAACCTTGACCCCACGGCCTTCATGCAATGGATCAGTGACATTACTGGCTATCGTATAGCGCGGTAG
- a CDS encoding PAS domain S-box protein produces MYVALIQNVALLVAVSTLYSLASRLRGKHPGWFKVIAGLVFGATAVAGMAMPFHYAPGIMYDGRSIVVTMAGLFGGPLTAVIAVVIAGAYRALLAGAGVWAGLATIVGCALIGLGFRRFWKNQPVHLDVLRLYLVGLAAHIVMIACQLAFLPRDRALATVEDIWLPVMLIYPAATVLMGILLQLEDRRWHAERKLVESQELLVQSQSIGRVGSWELDLEHNRLRWSDEVYRIFGVDPGNFGNSYEAFLELVHPDDREAVNEVYTQSVAEGQDGYEIEHRIVRPDNGETRFVHERCTHVKDAKGRVIRSVGFVQDITRRKQGEEELERAKQFAQSLVQTANVIFVQLDQEGKVVNLNKAAEAITGYTLEEVKGKSWFETLVPKERYPEVWEMFARASESGAIPQSFENPIVTKSGEERDIVWQNSFLLDNGKVTGAISFGIDVTERKRAEERLKESEARLSLALQMAHAGHWEYDVATDTFTFNDNFYRIFRTTAQEVGGYKMTSSEYARRFCHPEDAPLVAEETRKAIEATDPNYTQHLVHRIVYADGEVGYMAVRIALIKDAQGRTVKTYGVNQNITDQVRAEQERVRLVEQLQQAQKLESIGRLAGGIAHDFNNILSVILGYGTSVLGQLPADSPLREEVEEIVKAGERAAALTRQLLAFSRKQALQPELLDLNNLIRNLEKMLRRLIGENIALELSLSDDLGPVLADPGLLEQAIMNLIVNACDAMPTGGRLFISTSNTSLDSTYVATHPDVNPGEYVLLAVTDTGHGMTPEVQARIFEPFFTTKEKGSGTGLGLSMVYGIVKQSGGHISVYSEVGKGTTFKIYLPRAGSFVPAASLNEAEVTLVGGTECVLVVEDDEAVRKLAAEFLSRLGYKVTPARDGAEALGMIHEQGLDPDLVLTDVVMPIMNGKDLVEQLRQTRPHQKVIYMSGYTEKAIAHAMDLDPNTLLIEKPFNLSDLAAKVRQLLDQPVTNN; encoded by the coding sequence ATGTATGTCGCACTCATCCAAAATGTCGCCCTGCTGGTTGCTGTTTCTACACTGTACAGCCTTGCCTCCAGACTGCGCGGGAAACACCCCGGCTGGTTTAAAGTTATCGCTGGATTAGTTTTCGGCGCTACTGCTGTAGCGGGCATGGCTATGCCATTTCACTACGCGCCGGGAATCATGTACGACGGCCGGTCCATTGTAGTCACTATGGCCGGCCTCTTCGGCGGGCCACTCACCGCCGTGATCGCAGTGGTGATCGCAGGCGCCTACAGAGCACTGCTGGCAGGAGCAGGTGTCTGGGCCGGGCTGGCGACAATCGTGGGATGCGCGCTGATCGGACTCGGCTTCCGCCGCTTCTGGAAGAATCAGCCTGTCCACCTTGACGTTCTTCGCTTATATCTTGTGGGCCTGGCTGCCCATATAGTCATGATTGCTTGCCAGCTCGCGTTCCTGCCCCGGGACAGAGCACTCGCAACGGTAGAAGACATTTGGCTTCCGGTAATGTTGATTTACCCCGCGGCCACTGTGCTAATGGGCATCTTGCTTCAGCTTGAGGACCGGCGCTGGCATGCAGAGCGCAAGCTTGTTGAAAGCCAAGAGCTCCTCGTGCAGTCCCAGTCAATCGGGAGGGTCGGAAGCTGGGAGTTGGACCTAGAACACAACCGGCTACGATGGTCGGATGAGGTGTATCGAATCTTCGGGGTGGATCCAGGCAATTTTGGAAACTCGTACGAGGCCTTTCTTGAGCTCGTGCACCCGGACGACCGAGAAGCAGTCAACGAAGTCTACACCCAGTCGGTCGCCGAAGGTCAAGACGGTTACGAGATCGAGCACCGCATTGTGCGTCCTGATAACGGCGAAACCAGATTTGTGCACGAAAGGTGCACCCATGTGAAGGATGCCAAAGGTCGAGTCATACGGTCTGTGGGTTTTGTCCAGGATATAACTCGCCGCAAACAGGGTGAGGAGGAGCTAGAACGAGCTAAGCAGTTTGCACAAAGTCTCGTGCAAACAGCCAACGTGATCTTCGTCCAGCTAGATCAGGAAGGGAAAGTAGTAAATCTGAACAAAGCAGCCGAAGCCATAACGGGTTACACGCTGGAGGAAGTCAAAGGTAAGAGCTGGTTTGAAACTCTCGTTCCCAAAGAGCGCTATCCCGAGGTGTGGGAAATGTTTGCTCGGGCTAGCGAGAGTGGGGCCATTCCCCAGTCATTTGAGAATCCCATTGTTACCAAGAGTGGAGAGGAACGAGACATCGTCTGGCAAAACAGCTTTTTGCTGGATAACGGCAAAGTCACAGGCGCAATTTCCTTCGGCATCGATGTAACCGAGCGCAAGCGGGCCGAAGAAAGACTAAAAGAGAGCGAGGCTCGGTTGTCCCTTGCGCTCCAAATGGCTCATGCCGGCCATTGGGAGTATGACGTAGCCACCGATACTTTCACGTTTAACGATAACTTCTACCGTATCTTTCGCACCACAGCCCAGGAAGTGGGCGGCTATAAAATGACTTCGAGTGAATACGCCCGCAGATTCTGCCACCCCGAGGATGCCCCGCTCGTGGCGGAGGAGACCCGCAAGGCAATCGAGGCTACCGACCCTAACTACACCCAGCATCTAGTTCACCGCATTGTCTACGCAGACGGTGAAGTCGGTTATATGGCCGTGCGTATCGCCCTGATCAAAGACGCTCAGGGTCGCACTGTGAAAACTTACGGCGTAAACCAGAACATCACCGACCAAGTGAGAGCAGAACAAGAGCGTGTAAGGTTGGTTGAGCAGCTACAACAAGCCCAAAAGCTTGAATCAATTGGGCGGCTGGCCGGAGGTATAGCTCACGACTTCAACAACATACTAAGCGTCATCCTGGGATATGGAACCAGCGTTCTTGGCCAGCTCCCAGCGGATAGCCCGTTGCGCGAGGAAGTGGAGGAGATAGTCAAGGCTGGAGAGCGAGCAGCAGCACTTACCCGGCAGCTTCTGGCCTTCAGCCGCAAGCAAGCGTTGCAGCCCGAGTTACTTGATTTAAACAACCTCATACGCAATCTGGAAAAGATGCTCCGTCGCCTGATAGGCGAGAACATCGCGCTTGAGCTGTCACTAAGCGACGATCTTGGCCCAGTTCTTGCTGACCCAGGGCTGCTGGAACAGGCGATCATGAACTTGATAGTAAACGCTTGCGACGCTATGCCCACAGGGGGCCGGCTTTTCATTTCCACTAGCAATACGAGCCTCGACTCCACCTACGTGGCAACCCATCCGGACGTCAATCCGGGCGAGTATGTGCTGCTAGCTGTCACCGACACAGGCCATGGGATGACACCAGAAGTGCAGGCACGAATATTTGAGCCTTTCTTTACCACCAAGGAAAAGGGCAGCGGAACCGGTCTTGGACTATCCATGGTGTACGGCATTGTCAAGCAGTCAGGGGGTCACATCTCGGTGTACTCGGAGGTAGGCAAAGGAACGACCTTCAAGATATACCTGCCCCGAGCCGGAAGCTTCGTACCAGCAGCTAGCTTGAACGAAGCGGAGGTGACTCTTGTGGGCGGAACTGAATGCGTTTTGGTGGTGGAGGACGACGAAGCCGTGCGCAAACTGGCCGCAGAATTCCTATCTCGGCTAGGCTATAAGGTGACTCCAGCTCGGGATGGTGCCGAAGCTCTTGGAATGATACACGAGCAGGGGCTGGATCCGGACTTAGTCCTTACCGATGTGGTCATGCCTATCATGAACGGGAAAGACCTGGTGGAGCAGCTGCGCCAAACACGACCTCACCAGAAGGTCATCTACATGTCAGGGTATACGGAGAAGGCCATCGCTCACGCGATGGATCTGGACCCCAACACCCTATTAATAGAGAAACCTTTTAACTTGAGCGACTTGGCAGCCAAGGTCCGCCAGCTCCTCGACCAGCCGGTCACCAACAACTGA
- a CDS encoding methyltransferase domain-containing protein, translated as MNEKGFDPTRLSRLNNPARLRDIPPDYLWSKVGLNSADVLVEVGAGTALFSVALLQYAQPARVFACDVAETMIDWVKENVVPEHPEITPLLSEERVLPLEEASADLVFMINVYHELTDSLAVAKEAHRILKPGGKILVVDWKKEEMSEGPPLAIRWSVEEVIDELACAGFTDLTSHDDLAKHFVVIGKKREPM; from the coding sequence GTGAACGAGAAGGGGTTTGATCCCACTAGGCTAAGCAGACTGAACAATCCTGCCCGGCTGCGGGACATTCCCCCCGACTATCTGTGGAGCAAAGTGGGCCTGAACAGCGCGGACGTCCTTGTGGAGGTAGGCGCGGGCACGGCGCTTTTTAGCGTGGCGCTACTCCAGTATGCTCAGCCTGCGCGGGTCTTTGCCTGTGACGTGGCGGAGACGATGATCGACTGGGTGAAAGAAAACGTCGTCCCGGAACACCCCGAGATCACCCCTCTACTAAGCGAAGAGCGCGTGCTGCCGCTCGAAGAGGCGAGCGCTGATCTAGTCTTTATGATCAATGTCTACCACGAGCTAACCGATTCCTTGGCGGTGGCGAAAGAAGCGCACCGGATTCTGAAGCCAGGCGGAAAGATTCTCGTTGTGGATTGGAAAAAAGAGGAGATGTCAGAAGGCCCGCCGCTGGCCATTAGGTGGTCCGTGGAAGAGGTGATAGACGAGCTTGCGTGCGCCGGTTTCACTGACTTGACTAGTCACGACGATCTAGCCAAGCACTTCGTGGTGATCGGCAAGAAGCGGGAACCCATGTGA
- a CDS encoding glucose 1-dehydrogenase produces the protein MGGMFAGKVALVTGGATGIGKVTAQYFAREGAKVLVSTRQNIAEGEETVRLIREAGGEAHFVRCDVSKEDEVRAMVEECVAVFGRLDFAFNNAGVGPDGKRVPFYSIVDFPEAVWDHTLDTNLKGVFLCLKYEMIQMIRQGWGGAIVNTSSAAAVHMDPNFAAYNSSKSGLTGLTRTAALEGGPHGIRVNAVLPGPIQNTLLWEYLTSTNPDVSDKLVQQLPLRRIGRPEDVAEAVIWLCSDKASFITGQSLCVDGGLTAS, from the coding sequence ATGGGAGGCATGTTTGCAGGCAAAGTAGCTCTTGTCACTGGGGGCGCTACGGGCATCGGCAAAGTAACCGCCCAGTATTTCGCCCGCGAGGGTGCTAAGGTCCTTGTTTCTACAAGACAGAACATCGCCGAAGGCGAAGAGACCGTACGCTTGATACGGGAGGCGGGTGGAGAGGCGCACTTTGTCCGCTGCGACGTGTCCAAGGAGGACGAGGTGCGCGCCATGGTAGAAGAGTGTGTGGCCGTCTTTGGGCGCCTTGACTTTGCCTTTAACAACGCCGGGGTCGGCCCAGACGGCAAGCGCGTCCCCTTCTACAGTATCGTGGACTTCCCTGAGGCCGTCTGGGATCACACCCTCGACACCAACCTCAAAGGCGTTTTTCTGTGCCTCAAATACGAGATGATACAGATGATCAGGCAAGGCTGGGGTGGAGCCATCGTGAATACCTCCTCCGCTGCTGCTGTTCACATGGACCCCAACTTCGCCGCCTACAACAGCAGTAAGTCGGGACTAACCGGTCTCACCCGCACAGCAGCCCTCGAGGGTGGCCCCCATGGCATACGGGTCAACGCGGTATTGCCCGGACCGATTCAAAATACGCTTCTTTGGGAATATCTAACAAGCACTAACCCCGATGTGTCGGACAAGCTGGTTCAGCAACTTCCGCTGCGACGCATCGGCCGGCCGGAGGACGTGGCCGAGGCCGTGATCTGGCTGTGCTCAGACAAGGCCTCATTTATTACCGGCCAATCGCTGTGTGTTGATGGCGGACTAACCGCGAGCTAA
- a CDS encoding restriction endonuclease encodes MGIPGFQALMKPLLEAIADGREYEMSELVERLANQFNLTEEERNQLIPSGGQTVFANRVGWARTYLKQAGLLGVPRNRWVMITERGRQVLEQNPPRIDVYFLRQFPEFLDFEKRSRGSERNHDGVSKTSTQTPEEVLEAAYDELCSSLISRIYESVRALSPRAFERLIVALLIKMGYGGADENAGQVLGGSGDEGIDGIIRQDPLGLETIYLQAKQWQGTVGRPEVQKFVGALQGKRAKKGVFITTSDFTQDASRYAEGLETKVILIDGQRLAKLMFIYNVGVSTARTIEIKRIDSDYFAELEGISE; translated from the coding sequence ATGGGCATTCCCGGCTTTCAGGCTTTGATGAAACCTCTGCTTGAAGCTATCGCTGACGGCCGAGAGTACGAAATGAGCGAGTTAGTTGAACGCCTAGCCAATCAATTCAACTTAACCGAAGAAGAGCGCAACCAGCTGATTCCAAGTGGTGGACAGACCGTTTTTGCTAATCGCGTGGGATGGGCCCGCACTTATCTCAAACAGGCAGGTCTTTTAGGAGTCCCTAGGAACCGCTGGGTCATGATCACTGAGAGAGGCAGACAGGTTCTTGAGCAAAACCCACCAAGGATTGATGTTTACTTTTTGAGGCAGTTTCCCGAATTTCTTGACTTTGAAAAACGAAGCCGAGGCTCAGAGAGAAACCATGATGGGGTAAGCAAAACTTCAACCCAGACCCCTGAAGAGGTGCTCGAAGCGGCCTATGATGAACTTTGTTCAAGCCTCATCTCAAGAATCTACGAGAGCGTAAGAGCATTATCGCCTCGGGCTTTCGAACGGTTGATAGTCGCTTTACTGATTAAGATGGGTTACGGCGGTGCCGATGAAAACGCGGGACAGGTGCTTGGCGGAAGCGGAGACGAAGGGATAGACGGCATCATCCGGCAGGACCCTCTCGGATTAGAGACCATTTATTTGCAAGCCAAGCAGTGGCAAGGCACCGTCGGGCGACCAGAAGTGCAGAAGTTTGTCGGCGCCCTTCAAGGCAAAAGGGCTAAGAAAGGTGTCTTCATCACGACGTCGGACTTCACACAGGATGCAAGCAGATATGCAGAAGGATTAGAGACCAAAGTGATCCTGATTGATGGTCAGAGGCTGGCAAAACTGATGTTCATCTACAACGTGGGTGTGTCCACTGCTCGCACAATCGAAATTAAACGCATAGACAGCGACTACTTCGCTGAGCTGGAAGGTATCAGCGAATGA